One Rhodothermus bifroesti DNA window includes the following coding sequences:
- a CDS encoding energy transducer TonB, translating to MRTRLHRWRPPRAQQEAMGKLAESSRELPRRRAPYKMPEVDLRSYYRLFILFGLALTLALMIVLFRIPWRPEAQLALAVTEQEVVHMEEIVQTRQELPPPPPPRPSVPVAVPDEAILEEEALSFDVALDIGEAVTQLPPPPPPPPAPKQETVVEEEEAEIFVVVEEMPEIIGGIERLYALLEYPELARKAGMEGLVVLQFVVEPDGRVSNIEVVRSAGRLLDEAAIKAVQQLQFKPGKQRGRPVRVRFALPIRFRLQAAQ from the coding sequence ATGAGGACGCGTTTGCATCGGTGGCGTCCGCCACGGGCGCAGCAGGAAGCAATGGGAAAGCTTGCGGAATCCTCTCGGGAATTGCCGCGGCGGCGCGCGCCCTACAAAATGCCGGAAGTTGATCTGCGGTCTTACTACCGGCTGTTTATTCTCTTTGGATTGGCCTTAACGTTGGCCTTGATGATTGTGCTTTTCCGGATTCCTTGGCGTCCGGAAGCGCAACTTGCGCTGGCTGTGACCGAGCAAGAGGTGGTGCATATGGAGGAGATTGTGCAAACGCGCCAGGAGCTTCCCCCTCCTCCGCCGCCCCGTCCCAGCGTACCTGTGGCTGTGCCGGATGAAGCGATACTAGAAGAGGAGGCATTGAGCTTCGACGTAGCGTTGGATATTGGAGAGGCTGTGACGCAACTGCCCCCTCCTCCGCCGCCTCCCCCAGCCCCAAAGCAAGAGACCGTTGTGGAAGAAGAGGAGGCAGAAATCTTCGTTGTGGTCGAAGAGATGCCGGAGATTATCGGTGGGATTGAGCGGCTATATGCCTTGCTAGAGTATCCGGAGCTGGCACGTAAGGCCGGAATGGAGGGACTTGTGGTATTGCAGTTTGTGGTAGAGCCAGATGGCCGCGTGAGTAACATTGAGGTGGTGCGCTCTGCGGGGCGGTTGTTGGACGAAGCGGCCATCAAGGCGGTGCAGCAATTGCAGTTCAAGCCTGGAAAGCAGCGTGGACGTCCG